One genomic window of Cricetulus griseus strain 17A/GY chromosome 3, alternate assembly CriGri-PICRH-1.0, whole genome shotgun sequence includes the following:
- the Polr2g gene encoding DNA-directed RNA polymerase II subunit RPB7, producing the protein MGSRGGTSVSASGEVASAEFVTPLPRLLLKMFYHISLEHEILLHPRYFGPNLLNTVKQKLFTEVEGTCTGKYGFVIAVTTIDNIGAGVIQPGRGFVLYPVKYKAIVFRPFKGEVVDAVVTQVNKVGLFTEIGPMSCFISRHSIPSEMEFDPNSNPPCYKTMDEDIVIQQDDEIRLKIVGTRVDKNDIFAIGSLMDDYLGLVS; encoded by the exons ATGGGAAGCAGGGGTGGGACATCTGTAAGTGCTTCCGGTGAGGTTGCCAGTGCAGAGTTCGTGACTCCGCTGCCCCGACTTCTGCTGAAGATGTTTTATCAT aTTTCCCTGGAGCACGAGATCCTGCTGCATCCACGCTACTTCGGTCCCAACTTACTCAACACGGTGAAGCAGAAGCTCTTTACCGAGGTGGAGGGCACCTGCACGGGGAA GTATGGCTTTGTAATTGCTGTCACCACCATCGACAATATTGGTGCTGGTGTGATCCAGCCAGGCCGAGGTTTTGTTCTTTATCCAGTTAAGTACAAGGCTATTGTTTTCCGGCCCTTTAAAGGTGAGGTGGTGGATGCTGTGGTCACTCAGGTCAACAAG GTTGGACTTTTCACAGAAATTGGGCCCATGTCCTGTTTCATCTCTCGACAT TCCATCCCATCAGAGATGGAGTTTGATCCAAACTCCAACCCACCTTGTTACAAGACAATGGATGAG GACATTGTGATTCAGCAGGATGACGAGATCCGCTTGAAGATTGTGGGGACACGTGTGGACAAGAATGACATT TTTGCTATTGGCTCTCTGATGGATGACTACTTGG GCCTCGTGAGCTGA